The Ferviditalea candida region CATGATCAGGGCACCCATGAGAATGGCGGTCGTTCCCGACCCGGGAATACCGAGCGTCAGCATCGGGATCATCGCTCCGCCCGCCGCACCGTTATTCGCCGATTCCGGTGCCGCTACGCCTTCGACGGCGCCTTTGCCGAACTTCTCCGGATGCTTGCTGAGTTTCTTTGCCACGATATAGGAGAAAAAAGACGCAATGGTCGCGCCCGCGCCAGGCAGAACGCCGGTGAAGAATCCGATCAGCGAACCGCGAATCATCGTGCCGGCGCTGTCTTTCATATCTTGTTTCGTGGGGTAGAAGCTTGCTATTTTTGAGATGGCCGCCCCCGTTATGTCTGTTTCAAAAATTGTCTTGAACACTTCGCCAAGCGCAAACAAACCGACCGCGACCGTCAAAAATTCTATCCCGTTGTAGATCTCGGGAAGCCCGAACGTGAACCGTTCGACACCGGATACTTTATCGATGCCGACCGTGGCCATCAACAAACCGATTACGGTCATGATAAGCGCCTTCGTCATCGATTTCCCGGCTAGTCCGCTGACCGCGGCCAAACCAAGGATCATCAGCGAGAAATAATCCGCCGGACCGAAGCGAAGCGCCACGTCGGAAAGCGGCTTGGCCAGAAAAATCAATCCGAAAAGCGAGACGATGCCCCCGCTGAACGAAGCGATGGCCGAAATCGTCAAGGCTGCTCCGGCGCGTCCTTGTTTGGCCATCGGATATCCGTCGAGCGTTGTCATGACGGCCGCCGCATCACCCGGCGTGTTCAGCAGAATCGACGAAATCGAGCCGCCGTACATAGCGCCGTAGTAAATTCCGGCCAACAGAATGATCGCGCTGGCCGCTGCGTCTTCCGGATTAAGCCCCCCCGTCAACGCGGCGGTGAAGGGCATCAATAGCGCCACGCCGCTCATCGGACCGAGACCGGGCAGCGCTCCGATTCCGGATCCGATCACCACGCCCAATAATACGAACAAGATATTATGCCACTGCAGCGCGATGCTGAAGCCGTTGAGCAAAAACTGAATAACTTCCATAATCGAACCTCCAATGCGTAAACCATACGGGCCAGCCAGGGAGCGTTCCGTTTAGCAGCACCGCATACAAGTAATAAATGACGAATGAGAACACGGCGGCAATGATCGCTGATTTCCATACGTTTCCTCTTTGCATGGCTTGAAACCCGACAAGCAGAAACAGGAATGTGCCGATCACGTACCCGATTTGTTCCAGGAAAACACAGTACAGAGTGAGCGAGAAAACGATAATCCAAAATTTTTTATAATGCATCGGCGTCTTTTCGCGCTCTTCCTGCTTATACCGAAACGTTCCGTACAACAGACCTGCACTAAGCGCGACCAGAATAAGCCCGAGGCCAAACGGAAACACATTTGGCCCGACGACGCTGCCGTATGCGCTTGCGGAAATTTTCGTGCTTTGCCATGCAAACATAGTCCCGAATGCCATCAAGACGATACTGGCATATCGGTCGAATGTCTTGTTCAAGGTTCAATCCTCCCTTGCTTGCTTTAATTACCTGCGATGATTCATCCACAAATCCACTCTATCTATTACTGCTTCGCCATGCCCAATGAGGTGAGCATATCTTTGACCAAGGTTTCCTGCTGTCCCAGGAAGGCACTGAAATCGTCGCCGCTTCTGAATTCTTTGGCCCAGCCTTTCGCCTGCACTTCATTGGCCCATGCATCGCTGTCGGACATTTCCTTCAATTTGTCCAGCCAATATTTCTTGGCATCAGGGCTCATTTCTTTCGGGCCGAAAACGCCGCGCCAAATCGCGAACTCCGCATCAAAGCCCAGCTCCTTCAGAGTAGGGACATCCTTCAAGTCTCCGCCAAGCCGCTCCGGCGACTCAACGGCCAGTATCCGGATTTTGCCGGTTTTCATATATTCCGTAAGGCTGGATGCGTCCGTTCCAAGCACGTCTGCATTTCCGCCGAGCAGCGCCGTCAACGCCTCTCCGCCGCCGTCATAGGAAACATACTTGACTTTTTTAGGGTCGACTCCGGCCTTGAACGCGGGAAGCACGGCAACAAGGTGATCCATCGAGCCCGGAGCCGAACCGCCGGCAACGGTCACTTGTGTGGGATCTGCCTTCAGGGCGTCAATCACCGATTGCAAATCCTTGAATTTGGAATCCGATATTACGGCAATGGCGCCGAAATCCTTGGTCAGCTGCGCCAGAGGCGTCGTATCCTTATATCCGTACGGGCTGTTGCCTTCGCTTTTCAAATTATTGATCAAAATCGGCGGAGAGCTTACCATCAACGCATAATCATTGTTTTTGCCCTTCGTGGCATATTCGGCCAAGAATACGGCTCCGCCGCCGCCCGGTTTGTTTTCCACGGTAATCGGCTGATCGACGATTTTGGCGGCGCCCATGACCTTGGCGATTGATCTGGCGGTCATATCCCAGCCGCCGCCGGCTCCGGAAGGCGCGACCACCACGATCGGCTTTTCCGGATATTTGGAGACGGCTTCGGTTTTAGCCGCCTCCTGCTTCGGCGTCTCTGCCGGAGCGGGAGCGTCCTTCGCCGCTTCCTTCCCGTTTCCTCCGCCGCAAGCTGCAAGTCCCCAAACAACCGCTGCGGCTAAAACCGCCAGCTTCCATCTTTTTTTGAACATCGAACTTCCTCCCCTTTTTATTGATAGCGTTTTCAAATTGACTATAAAACAGTTCCCCACTCCGGGAAAGTTTACGAAAATAAGATCAATTTAACTCATTTTGTATATTTTGTTCATAAAAACCTCAGACTCCGCTGAAGAATATCGCGCATATCTCCTTCCCGAGCACGCGCGATTCCGCTAAAATGAGTTAACAAGATCAGGTTTTCCATTAAGGGGGTCGGCCGTTGCGTCTTCAGACCCGATTGATTCTGTTTATCTGTTCGCTGCTGTTTTTGATCATTGCCGTGCAGGCTTTCTTTTTCAATGAGATGTGGACTTCTCAATTGAAGGAAAAGACCGGCTCGAACGCCCTGCAAATCGCCAAGACCGTGGCGTCGATTCCGGCCATTCGCGAAGCCTTTGACGATCCGGATCCTTCGGCCGTCATCCAGCCCATCGCCGAAACGATCCGCAGGGAAACCGGCGCGGAGTTCGTCGTGGTCGGCAACAAGCAGGGCATCCGCTATTCGCATCCCGTTCCCGCACGCATCGGGCAAGAAATGGTCGGCGGCGATAATGGGCCGGTATTTGAAGGGAAGTCGATCGTTTCGGAGGCGCAGGGAACCCTTGGACTATCTCTGCGTGGAAAGACACCCGTCTTGGATGATACCGGCAAGGTCGTCGGGGTTGTCTCCGTCGGCTTCCTGATTGACGACATCAACCAAGAGGCCAAGAAATCAGAAACAACATCATACTCATCACCTTCTTTTCCCTGCTGTTCGGTTCGATCGGCTCCATTCTGATCGCCAATCGGGTCAAACGGTCCATTCACGGCCTGGAGCCCGAGGAAATCGGACGTTTATATCAAGAGAAACAGGCCATACTGGAATCGATCCGCGAAGGCATTCTGGCCGTCAATCAACAAGGGAGGAT contains the following coding sequences:
- a CDS encoding tripartite tricarboxylate transporter TctB family protein — encoded protein: MNKTFDRYASIVLMAFGTMFAWQSTKISASAYGSVVGPNVFPFGLGLILVALSAGLLYGTFRYKQEEREKTPMHYKKFWIIVFSLTLYCVFLEQIGYVIGTFLFLLVGFQAMQRGNVWKSAIIAAVFSFVIYYLYAVLLNGTLPGWPVWFTHWRFDYGSYSVFAQRLQHRAAVA
- a CDS encoding tripartite tricarboxylate transporter substrate binding protein, with product MFKKRWKLAVLAAAVVWGLAACGGGNGKEAAKDAPAPAETPKQEAAKTEAVSKYPEKPIVVVAPSGAGGGWDMTARSIAKVMGAAKIVDQPITVENKPGGGGAVFLAEYATKGKNNDYALMVSSPPILINNLKSEGNSPYGYKDTTPLAQLTKDFGAIAVISDSKFKDLQSVIDALKADPTQVTVAGGSAPGSMDHLVAVLPAFKAGVDPKKVKYVSYDGGGEALTALLGGNADVLGTDASSLTEYMKTGKIRILAVESPERLGGDLKDVPTLKELGFDAEFAIWRGVFGPKEMSPDAKKYWLDKLKEMSDSDAWANEVQAKGWAKEFRSGDDFSAFLGQQETLVKDMLTSLGMAKQ
- a CDS encoding tripartite tricarboxylate transporter permease; the protein is MEVIQFLLNGFSIALQWHNILFVLLGVVIGSGIGALPGLGPMSGVALLMPFTAALTGGLNPEDAAASAIILLAGIYYGAMYGGSISSILLNTPGDAAAVMTTLDGYPMAKQGRAGAALTISAIASFSGGIVSLFGLIFLAKPLSDVALRFGPADYFSLMILGLAAVSGLAGKSMTKALIMTVIGLLMATVGIDKVSGVERFTFGLPEIYNGIEFLTVAVGLFALGEVFKTIFETDITGAAISKIASFYPTKQDMKDSAGTMIRGSLIGFFTGVLPGAGATIASFFSYIVAKKLSKHPEKFGKGAVEGVAAPESANNGAAGGAMIPMLTLGIPGSGTTAILMGALIMYNIQPGPLLFEEHPRVAWGLIASMFVGNFALVLLNVPIVRVFAKLIVTPAKYLIPFIIAISVFGVYTVQLSIFDLLLMTGCGVAAYFLAKNDFPLAPLVLAIVLGPMIENNMRRALTISNGDFMIFLNKPVSAVFLIGGALWLLVPAILKRCKKTSAGCESR